One Microbacterium marinum genomic window carries:
- a CDS encoding sugar ABC transporter substrate-binding protein, translated as MRKMGIGVAALAAGSLLLAGCASSTPTAPAESEAAPIDASGVTLTVWTDENREPAIEAAAAAFEEETGATVELVQKNFEDIRTDFINQVPTGEGPDITIGAHDFLGAFVSAGVVDTVDLGEAADKLEQVAVDAFSYDGQVYGFPYALESIALIQNTDLVGEDVPTTWDEMIAQAEEAGAERPLVINTAGQTGDAYTMYGFQTSFGAPVFVQDDSGSYTTEVGMSGDAGNAFATWLGEKGEKGTGNISTTIDYDTNNELFAAGKAGFTIQGPWAVEALTAQGANIKVSPIPSAGGEAAAPFVGVQGFYLSSQSENALVAQEFLVNYLATDEAQKALYEADPRLPAWKTLAEDPAIAEDPIVAGFLASASNGVPQPSIPEMGSVWDLWNAAQVQIIKGADPEATWSKMVSDVEAAIG; from the coding sequence ATGCGCAAGATGGGCATCGGCGTCGCTGCACTGGCGGCCGGATCCCTGCTGCTGGCCGGTTGCGCCAGCAGCACCCCCACGGCACCCGCGGAATCCGAGGCTGCCCCGATCGACGCCAGCGGTGTCACGCTCACCGTCTGGACCGACGAGAACCGGGAGCCGGCCATCGAGGCCGCGGCTGCCGCCTTCGAGGAGGAGACCGGCGCGACCGTCGAGCTCGTCCAGAAGAACTTCGAGGACATCCGCACCGACTTCATCAACCAGGTCCCGACCGGTGAGGGCCCCGACATCACGATCGGCGCGCACGACTTCCTCGGAGCGTTCGTCTCGGCCGGTGTCGTCGACACCGTCGACCTGGGCGAGGCCGCCGACAAGCTGGAGCAGGTCGCGGTCGACGCGTTCAGCTACGACGGCCAGGTGTACGGCTTCCCGTACGCGCTCGAGTCGATCGCGCTGATCCAGAACACCGACCTCGTCGGCGAAGACGTGCCGACCACGTGGGACGAGATGATCGCGCAGGCCGAAGAGGCCGGCGCGGAGCGTCCCCTTGTGATCAACACGGCCGGGCAGACCGGCGACGCGTACACGATGTACGGTTTCCAGACCTCGTTCGGCGCACCCGTCTTCGTCCAGGACGACTCGGGCTCATACACGACCGAGGTCGGCATGAGCGGCGACGCGGGCAACGCGTTCGCCACCTGGCTCGGCGAGAAGGGTGAGAAGGGCACGGGGAACATCTCGACGACGATCGACTACGACACGAACAACGAGCTGTTCGCCGCGGGCAAGGCGGGATTCACCATCCAGGGTCCGTGGGCCGTGGAGGCGCTGACCGCACAGGGCGCGAACATCAAGGTGAGCCCGATCCCCTCGGCCGGCGGCGAGGCCGCAGCGCCGTTCGTGGGCGTCCAGGGCTTCTACCTCAGCTCGCAGAGCGAGAACGCGCTGGTCGCCCAGGAGTTCCTCGTGAACTACCTGGCCACCGACGAGGCGCAGAAGGCGCTCTACGAAGCCGACCCGCGCCTGCCCGCGTGGAAGACGCTCGCGGAGGACCCGGCCATCGCGGAGGACCCGATCGTCGCCGGCTTCCTGGCCTCGGCCTCCAACGGCGTGCCGCAGCCGTCGATCCCCGAGATGGGCTCGGTCTGGGACCTGTGGAACGCAGCCCAGGTCCAGATCATCAAGGGCGCTGACCCCGAGGCGACGTGGAGCAAGATGGTCTCCGACGTCGAGGCCGCCATCGGCTGA
- a CDS encoding sugar ABC transporter permease: MSAPTTATITTGTARARRTAATAPRPGQRRRWLLEVGWKYLLAIVILFYAMFPLIYVFSASLNPNGNLAAANSLFSVFDAGNYAALGGTSYWAWYGNTLIVGGASAIGAVLMGAAAAYAFSRFRFTGRRPGLTALLIVQMFPQALAFVAIFLMLLTLGEVFPALGLNSKIALICVYLGGALGVNTFLMYGFFNTIPMEIDESAKIDGATHAQIFWRLIMPLVTPILAVVALLAFIAAFGDYIIAKIVLVSEDNWTLAVGMFQWVSNQLSSNWGLFAAGAILASVPVLVLFLSLQRYIVGGLTAGSVKG, translated from the coding sequence ATGTCCGCTCCCACCACCGCCACCATCACCACCGGGACTGCCCGCGCGCGGCGCACGGCGGCGACCGCTCCCCGCCCCGGACAGCGACGTCGCTGGCTGCTCGAGGTCGGCTGGAAGTATCTGCTGGCGATCGTCATCCTCTTCTACGCGATGTTCCCGCTGATCTACGTGTTCTCGGCGTCGCTCAACCCGAACGGCAACCTGGCTGCGGCCAACTCGCTGTTCTCGGTCTTCGACGCCGGCAACTACGCGGCTCTCGGAGGCACCAGCTACTGGGCGTGGTACGGCAACACCCTGATCGTCGGAGGGGCCTCCGCAATCGGCGCCGTGCTGATGGGCGCCGCCGCCGCGTACGCGTTCTCGCGATTCCGGTTCACGGGCCGGCGCCCGGGTCTCACGGCGCTGCTCATCGTGCAGATGTTCCCTCAGGCACTCGCTTTCGTGGCCATCTTCCTGATGCTGCTGACGCTCGGCGAAGTGTTCCCCGCGCTCGGGCTGAACTCCAAGATCGCCCTCATCTGCGTCTACCTCGGCGGCGCGCTGGGCGTGAACACGTTCCTCATGTACGGGTTCTTCAACACGATCCCGATGGAGATCGACGAGTCGGCGAAGATCGACGGTGCCACGCACGCGCAGATCTTCTGGCGGCTCATCATGCCGCTGGTCACGCCGATCCTCGCCGTCGTCGCCCTGCTCGCGTTCATCGCCGCCTTCGGCGACTACATCATCGCGAAGATCGTGCTCGTCTCGGAGGACAACTGGACCCTCGCCGTCGGCATGTTCCAGTGGGTCTCGAACCAGCTCTCCAGCAACTGGGGCCTGTTCGCCGCCGGCGCGATCCTCGCCTCCGTGCCGGTCCTCGTACTGTTCCTGTCGCTGCAGCGGTACATCGTCGGCGGGCTCACCGCCGGGTCCGTCAAGGGCTGA
- a CDS encoding phospholipid carrier-dependent glycosyltransferase produces MTTTAEPLLPASPDARPSRYDAWRTRVAADPWLQRRLSWLVPLIVTLFAALLRFWNLGHPHAIVFDETYYVKDAWTQWVLGYAATWPDDADARFAAGETGIFSTDPSFAVHPPLGKYLIGAGMALFGAESSFGWRVAVALAGTAAVLLVYLVAKQLSGSIAFAAVAGLLMAIDGLAIVMSRVSILDMLLTTFVLLGFWFLLLDRRRHLDRLAAVVVTRGHDAWSAWGPVLWNRPWLIAAGAALGAASAVKWSGAWVLAAFGIYAVVTDALARRRLGIQYWPLDAVRQGAAAFLLLVPVALVVYLASWTGWIATDGGYGRHAADADPATGLFAWVPMWLQNLWKYHETIYAATAEITTAHTYSSPAWQWPLLLRPTSMYAGSTADGVDGCASARGCLEVLYSMPNPLIWWGGIAAILWLIVRFAMTRDGRHAVVLVAFGAAYVPWLLYPERTIFQFYTVLMLPFMVLALTFALREISGAAHADQHRRTSGQRTVMVVLSVIALVSAFWFPLWSAMRVPYEFYWLHVWLPGWV; encoded by the coding sequence GTGACCACGACCGCGGAACCGCTGCTCCCGGCCTCCCCCGACGCCCGCCCGTCCCGCTACGACGCCTGGCGCACCCGCGTCGCCGCGGATCCGTGGCTGCAGCGGCGTCTCTCGTGGCTCGTGCCCCTCATCGTGACGCTGTTCGCGGCACTGCTACGGTTCTGGAACCTCGGTCACCCGCACGCGATCGTCTTCGACGAGACCTACTACGTGAAGGACGCCTGGACGCAGTGGGTCCTCGGGTACGCCGCAACGTGGCCCGACGACGCCGACGCGCGCTTCGCCGCCGGCGAGACCGGCATCTTCAGCACCGACCCGAGTTTCGCCGTGCATCCTCCGCTGGGCAAGTACCTGATCGGTGCCGGCATGGCACTGTTCGGCGCGGAATCGTCGTTCGGCTGGCGCGTCGCCGTCGCGCTCGCGGGGACCGCGGCCGTGCTGCTGGTCTATCTGGTCGCGAAGCAGCTCAGCGGATCGATCGCCTTCGCCGCGGTCGCCGGCCTGCTGATGGCGATCGACGGTCTCGCGATCGTGATGAGCCGGGTGTCGATCCTCGACATGCTGCTCACGACCTTCGTGCTGCTGGGCTTCTGGTTCCTCCTCCTCGACCGGCGGAGACATCTCGATCGCCTCGCGGCGGTCGTCGTTACCCGGGGGCACGACGCGTGGAGCGCGTGGGGGCCGGTGCTCTGGAACCGGCCGTGGCTGATCGCCGCGGGCGCAGCGCTGGGTGCCGCCTCCGCCGTGAAGTGGTCCGGCGCGTGGGTGCTGGCCGCATTCGGCATCTACGCGGTCGTGACCGATGCCCTCGCCCGCCGGCGTCTCGGCATCCAGTACTGGCCGCTCGACGCCGTCCGCCAGGGCGCCGCCGCCTTCCTTCTCCTCGTCCCGGTGGCGCTCGTCGTGTACCTCGCGTCGTGGACGGGGTGGATCGCGACCGACGGCGGGTACGGACGTCACGCGGCGGATGCCGACCCCGCCACGGGCCTGTTCGCGTGGGTGCCGATGTGGCTGCAGAACCTCTGGAAGTACCACGAGACGATCTACGCCGCGACGGCCGAGATCACGACGGCGCACACCTACTCGAGCCCGGCGTGGCAGTGGCCCCTGCTGCTGCGCCCCACGTCGATGTACGCGGGCAGCACGGCCGACGGCGTCGACGGCTGCGCCAGCGCGCGGGGGTGCCTCGAGGTGCTCTACAGCATGCCGAATCCGCTGATCTGGTGGGGCGGCATCGCGGCGATCCTCTGGCTGATCGTCCGGTTCGCGATGACACGGGACGGTCGTCATGCCGTCGTGCTCGTCGCCTTCGGCGCGGCGTACGTCCCCTGGCTGCTGTACCCGGAGCGCACGATCTTCCAGTTCTACACCGTGCTGATGCTCCCGTTCATGGTGCTCGCGCTCACCTTCGCGCTGCGGGAGATCTCCGGCGCGGCGCACGCCGATCAGCACCGTCGCACCTCGGGCCAGCGCACGGTGATGGTCGTCCTGAGCGTGATCGCCCTCGTCTCGGCGTTCTGGTTCCCGCTGTGGTCGGCCATGCGGGTGCCGTACGAGTTCTATTGGCTGCACGTCTGGCTGCCCGGCTGGGTCTGA
- a CDS encoding beta-galactosidase translates to MTTPAWPHLEGIAYGGDYNPEQWPRDVWDEDVRLMREAGVNLVSIGIFSWGLIEVREGEFDFTWLDDVIDLLHANGIAVDLGTPTASPPAWFFATYPDARAVTKDGVALGFGARGMVSHSAPEYRTAIARIAGALAERYADHPAVVMWHIHNEYGVPVGEDFSAHSVRAWRLWLQNRYGTIAGLNAAWGTAFWGQHYEEWEHVGAPAAAPSTINPAQKLDFARFTDEQLRACFSIEKQAIRAHASQPVTTNFMANQHHGVDLWAWAREVDIVSDDHYLWAADEEGEIGLAIAADLSRSVGGGKPWILMEHSTSAVNWQPRNIAKRPGEMARNSLSHFGRGADGILFFQWRAGRSGAEKFHSAMLPHAGTDSRVFREVVDLGAKLSRLGEVRGSRVNADVAVLWDFESFWAQDLEWRPSEDVGHDERIRAFYERLWRDDITVDFALPGHDLSRYKLVIAPAQYLLTQADAANLTAYVRGGGTLVVSFFSAVVDENDAVHPGGFAAPLAEALGLRIEEHLPLREGGTAEVAFGDARLSAGVWQEDLVLTTAEARGTYLAGPAEGQAAITRNRLGEGTAWYISTRPDAAGLQAVMAEIYADAGIAPAGTPTGVETIVRHGDDADYLVAINHGTEAVSLDTSGFDLLTQEEIRGTLVLAGGDVAVVRLPHAADGSGR, encoded by the coding sequence ATGACGACCCCCGCCTGGCCGCATCTGGAGGGCATCGCCTACGGCGGTGACTACAACCCCGAGCAGTGGCCCCGCGACGTCTGGGACGAAGACGTGCGCCTCATGCGTGAGGCAGGCGTCAACCTCGTCAGCATCGGCATCTTCTCGTGGGGTCTCATCGAGGTCCGCGAGGGCGAGTTCGACTTCACCTGGCTCGATGACGTGATCGACCTGCTCCACGCGAACGGCATCGCCGTCGACCTCGGCACCCCGACCGCCTCTCCCCCCGCATGGTTCTTCGCTACCTACCCCGACGCCCGCGCGGTGACCAAGGACGGCGTCGCCCTGGGGTTCGGCGCCCGCGGCATGGTGTCGCACTCCGCCCCGGAATACCGCACTGCGATCGCCCGCATCGCGGGCGCTCTGGCAGAGCGATACGCCGACCACCCCGCCGTCGTCATGTGGCACATCCACAACGAATACGGCGTGCCCGTCGGTGAAGACTTCTCCGCCCACTCCGTCCGCGCATGGCGCCTCTGGCTGCAGAACCGGTACGGCACCATCGCCGGGCTCAACGCCGCGTGGGGCACCGCCTTCTGGGGCCAGCACTATGAGGAGTGGGAGCACGTCGGGGCACCTGCCGCCGCGCCCTCGACCATCAACCCCGCGCAAAAGCTGGACTTCGCCCGCTTCACCGACGAGCAGCTGCGCGCCTGCTTCTCGATCGAGAAGCAGGCGATCCGCGCCCATGCCTCGCAGCCGGTGACCACGAACTTCATGGCCAACCAGCACCACGGCGTGGACCTCTGGGCCTGGGCCCGAGAGGTCGACATCGTCTCCGACGACCACTACCTGTGGGCGGCCGATGAGGAGGGCGAGATCGGACTCGCGATCGCCGCCGACCTCTCCCGCTCGGTGGGCGGCGGCAAGCCGTGGATTCTCATGGAGCACTCCACCTCCGCCGTGAACTGGCAGCCCCGCAACATCGCCAAGCGACCGGGCGAGATGGCACGCAACTCGCTGTCACACTTCGGCCGCGGCGCCGACGGCATCCTCTTCTTCCAGTGGCGCGCCGGACGCTCCGGAGCCGAGAAGTTCCACTCCGCGATGCTCCCCCACGCCGGCACCGACTCCCGGGTCTTCCGCGAGGTCGTCGACCTCGGCGCCAAGCTCAGCCGGCTCGGCGAAGTGCGGGGCTCCCGCGTCAACGCCGATGTCGCCGTCCTGTGGGACTTCGAATCCTTCTGGGCGCAGGACCTCGAATGGCGCCCCTCCGAGGACGTCGGCCACGACGAGCGCATCCGGGCGTTCTACGAGCGCCTGTGGCGCGACGACATCACCGTCGACTTCGCGCTCCCGGGCCACGACCTCTCCCGCTACAAGCTCGTCATCGCCCCGGCGCAGTACCTCCTCACGCAGGCGGATGCCGCCAACCTCACCGCCTACGTACGCGGCGGCGGCACACTCGTCGTCTCGTTCTTCTCGGCCGTCGTCGACGAGAACGACGCCGTCCACCCGGGTGGCTTCGCGGCGCCACTCGCGGAGGCCCTGGGTCTTCGGATCGAGGAGCACCTGCCGCTGCGCGAAGGCGGCACCGCCGAGGTTGCCTTCGGCGACGCGCGGCTGTCGGCCGGCGTCTGGCAGGAGGATCTCGTCCTCACGACGGCGGAGGCGCGCGGGACCTACCTCGCCGGCCCGGCCGAAGGTCAGGCCGCGATCACCCGCAACCGCCTAGGCGAAGGAACCGCGTGGTACATCAGCACGCGTCCGGATGCCGCCGGCCTCCAGGCCGTCATGGCGGAGATCTACGCCGATGCCGGCATCGCCCCCGCGGGGACGCCGACCGGTGTGGAGACCATCGTCCGTCACGGCGACGACGCGGACTACCTGGTCGCGATCAACCACGGGACCGAGGCGGTCTCGCTCGATACATCCGGATTCGACCTGCTGACGCAGGAAGAGATCCGGGGCACGCTGGTGCTGGCAGGAGGCGACGTCGCCGTCGTCCGCCTGCCGCATGCAGCCGACGGGAGCGGTCGATGA
- the rsmI gene encoding 16S rRNA (cytidine(1402)-2'-O)-methyltransferase encodes MLILAATPIGNLGDASDRLRTALEDATIVAAEDTRTTVRLLQALGIQNRPRLLALHDHNEKQRAAEIVELAREEDVLLLSDAGMPTVSDPGFAVVAEAAARGVDVTALPGPSAVITALALAGLPTDRFTFEGFAPRKDGERRTTFGALASEPRTMVFFDAPSRLAETLAAMAEAFGTDRRAAVCRELTKLHEEVVRGPLGELAEWASAGVRGEIVVVVSGAEVRAVSEEDAVAQVLRMVAGGIRLKDAAAEVSRETGLPSRDLYRAAVAARG; translated from the coding sequence GTGCTGATCCTCGCCGCGACCCCCATCGGAAACCTGGGTGACGCCAGCGACCGGCTGCGCACCGCACTCGAAGACGCGACGATCGTCGCCGCCGAGGACACCCGCACCACGGTCCGGCTGCTGCAGGCGCTCGGCATCCAGAACCGCCCCCGCCTGCTCGCGCTGCACGATCACAACGAGAAGCAACGTGCGGCGGAGATCGTCGAACTCGCCCGCGAGGAGGACGTACTCCTGCTCAGCGACGCCGGGATGCCGACCGTCAGCGACCCGGGCTTCGCGGTCGTGGCCGAAGCGGCCGCGCGCGGCGTCGACGTCACAGCGCTCCCCGGCCCGAGCGCCGTGATCACCGCGCTCGCCCTCGCCGGGCTGCCCACCGACCGCTTCACCTTCGAGGGCTTCGCGCCGCGAAAGGACGGCGAGCGTCGGACGACGTTCGGGGCCCTCGCGTCCGAGCCCCGCACGATGGTGTTCTTCGACGCGCCCTCCCGGCTGGCCGAGACGCTCGCGGCCATGGCGGAGGCGTTCGGCACCGACCGACGCGCCGCGGTGTGCCGCGAGCTCACCAAGCTCCACGAGGAGGTCGTCCGTGGCCCGCTCGGCGAGCTGGCGGAATGGGCGTCAGCCGGTGTCCGCGGCGAGATCGTGGTCGTCGTCTCCGGCGCGGAGGTGCGTGCCGTGTCCGAAGAAGACGCGGTCGCGCAGGTGCTGCGGATGGTGGCCGGCGGCATCCGTCTGAAGGATGCCGCGGCGGAAGTCTCGCGCGAGACCGGCCTGCCTTCGCGCGACCTGTACCGCGCCGCCGTCGCCGCCCGCGGCTGA
- a CDS encoding ABC transporter permease subunit, whose amino-acid sequence MTAPQSTVAADESTAPPPESHARRWSGPGWGFLVKLALMAVVNAVGLLGIIAAFQAQSWLVFGVAVALLVIADVVYFTKKALPLKYLLPGLSFLLIFQVFIFLYTGYIAFTNYGSGHVGSQEQAVEAALAQGERRVEGAPTVPLAVVERGGELGFAVVIDGEVLAGTADEPLTAVGTAPAAGAPTDVPGWSIVPRNTIISDKETQAAVVDLRVPVSDDPNEGSIRTRDGSSGAVYLSTMTWDADAQTITDSATGLVYQASADGRFIADDGTALPTGWMVHVGFDNFIKLFTNPSIVEPLGLVTGWTFVWAILSVAVPFALGLVMALIYNDPRVRGRKILRTLFILPYAFPAFMSALLFRGMFNAEFGVINELFFGGSNIDWLGDPWLARGAVLFVNVWLTYPYYFLVCTGALQALPQDALEAASIDGAGRFRQLRSIILPLVLVSTAPLLISSFAFSFNNFTIIYMFNNGGPAIPGAPYALGYTDILISAIYDISGVSGGKADYGLASALSILVFILVGLISALAFRQTKKLEEYQ is encoded by the coding sequence ATGACGGCTCCGCAGAGCACAGTCGCCGCGGACGAATCCACCGCGCCGCCGCCGGAATCGCACGCGCGACGCTGGTCGGGACCGGGCTGGGGCTTCCTGGTCAAGCTCGCGCTCATGGCCGTGGTCAACGCGGTCGGCCTGCTCGGCATCATCGCGGCGTTCCAGGCACAGTCCTGGCTCGTCTTCGGTGTCGCCGTGGCGCTCCTGGTCATCGCCGACGTCGTGTACTTCACGAAGAAGGCGCTGCCCCTGAAGTACCTGCTGCCCGGGCTGTCGTTCCTGCTGATCTTCCAGGTCTTCATCTTCCTCTACACGGGGTACATCGCCTTCACGAACTACGGCTCGGGGCACGTCGGCTCGCAGGAGCAGGCCGTCGAGGCGGCCCTCGCCCAGGGCGAGCGGCGTGTCGAAGGCGCACCGACCGTCCCCCTCGCGGTCGTCGAGCGCGGCGGTGAACTCGGCTTCGCCGTCGTCATCGACGGCGAGGTGCTGGCGGGAACCGCCGACGAGCCGCTCACCGCCGTCGGCACCGCCCCCGCGGCGGGCGCCCCGACCGACGTCCCGGGATGGTCGATCGTCCCGCGCAACACGATCATCAGCGACAAGGAGACGCAGGCCGCCGTCGTCGACCTCCGCGTCCCGGTCTCCGACGACCCCAACGAAGGCTCGATCCGCACCCGCGACGGCTCCAGCGGCGCCGTCTACCTGTCGACCATGACGTGGGATGCCGATGCGCAGACCATCACCGACAGCGCGACAGGCCTCGTCTACCAGGCCAGCGCCGACGGTCGCTTCATCGCCGACGACGGGACCGCCCTCCCCACCGGCTGGATGGTGCATGTCGGATTCGACAACTTCATCAAGCTCTTCACGAACCCCTCGATCGTCGAGCCGCTCGGATTGGTGACGGGCTGGACCTTTGTCTGGGCGATCCTCTCGGTCGCCGTCCCCTTCGCCCTGGGCCTCGTGATGGCCCTCATCTACAACGACCCGCGCGTGCGGGGGCGCAAGATCCTGCGGACCCTGTTCATCCTCCCGTACGCCTTCCCGGCCTTCATGTCGGCGCTGCTGTTCCGCGGCATGTTCAACGCCGAGTTCGGTGTCATCAACGAGCTGTTCTTCGGCGGCTCGAACATCGACTGGCTCGGCGACCCGTGGCTCGCCCGCGGCGCGGTGCTGTTCGTCAACGTGTGGCTGACCTACCCGTACTACTTCCTTGTGTGCACCGGCGCCCTGCAGGCGCTGCCGCAGGATGCGTTGGAGGCGGCATCCATCGACGGGGCCGGACGGTTCCGGCAGCTGCGATCGATCATCCTGCCGCTCGTACTGGTGTCGACCGCTCCCCTGCTGATCTCGTCGTTCGCGTTCAGCTTCAACAACTTCACGATCATCTATATGTTCAACAACGGTGGACCCGCCATTCCGGGCGCACCGTACGCGCTGGGGTACACCGACATCCTCATCTCCGCCATCTACGACATCTCGGGCGTCTCGGGCGGAAAGGCCGACTACGGCCTGGCCAGCGCACTCTCGATCCTCGTGTTCATCCTCGTGGGCCTCATCTCGGCGCTCGCGTTCCGCCAGACCAAGAAGCTGGAGGAGTACCAGTGA
- a CDS encoding ArsR/SmtB family transcription factor, with product MDPFEVMAEPVRRRIIEILASGEHTAGEIAAAITAEFRITRTAVSKHLRILRDARFVEVRADERWRWYFFTATGLERLEDAVDELRDRMSGGVGEDPFGRGLRDPLRMPSDVVPRDPLRMPSDVVPRRGPGRPSRRGTRGHQRDGYVASEPDLGLFPTVILPLVLDEVRTVGGSSQEPG from the coding sequence ATGGACCCTTTCGAAGTGATGGCGGAGCCGGTGCGTCGGCGGATCATCGAGATACTCGCGAGCGGTGAGCACACCGCCGGGGAGATCGCCGCGGCGATCACCGCCGAGTTCCGGATCACCCGCACGGCGGTCTCGAAGCACCTCCGCATCCTGCGGGACGCACGATTCGTCGAGGTCCGCGCGGATGAACGATGGCGCTGGTACTTCTTCACGGCAACGGGCCTCGAGCGTCTCGAGGACGCCGTCGACGAACTCCGGGACCGCATGAGCGGCGGCGTCGGAGAGGACCCCTTCGGGCGCGGCCTCCGCGATCCGCTCCGCATGCCGTCCGACGTCGTCCCCCGCGATCCGCTCCGCATGCCGTCCGACGTCGTTCCCCGGCGCGGTCCGGGTCGGCCCTCCCGGCGCGGCACCCGCGGGCACCAGCGCGACGGATACGTGGCATCCGAACCCGACCTCGGACTCTTCCCGACCGTGATCTTGCCGCTCGTGCTCGACGAGGTGCGTACCGTCGGCGGGTCGTCACAGGAGCCGGGCTGA
- a CDS encoding substrate-binding domain-containing protein codes for MVLPPERRRPTIRDVAEVAGVSHGTVSRVINGGRWVSEEARAAVDEAIRKTGYTVSHAARALATGRASSVAFLLTEPQHLLFADPTFALLLRGATEALAQRDMTLVLLIAEHPSQYANIERYVRAGHVDGVLLISSHESNPLLAALTEAGVPTVCTGVPLGDRAHVPTVSVDEEGSAREMTRHLLAGGYERIAVITGPDDTPGGRYRLVGFREEMGDRFDPDLVEQDVYSSDAGAAAMTRLLERAPDIDAVFAASDVMAVGAIAALRKAGRRVPEDVAVAGFDDSGLAASTDPPLTTMRQPWSEISHRMVEVLLDVIGGGTGESVVLPTTLVARASA; via the coding sequence GTGGTCCTCCCTCCTGAGCGCAGACGGCCCACCATCCGCGATGTCGCGGAGGTGGCCGGTGTTTCGCACGGAACCGTCTCGCGTGTGATCAATGGTGGTCGGTGGGTGTCGGAGGAGGCTCGCGCCGCGGTTGACGAGGCGATCCGGAAGACGGGGTACACGGTCAGCCATGCCGCGCGGGCGTTGGCGACGGGTCGGGCGAGTTCGGTGGCGTTCCTGCTCACCGAGCCGCAGCATCTGCTGTTCGCCGATCCGACGTTCGCCCTCCTCCTGCGGGGGGCGACGGAGGCGCTGGCGCAGCGCGACATGACGCTGGTGCTGTTGATCGCTGAGCATCCGTCGCAGTACGCGAACATCGAGCGCTATGTGCGCGCCGGTCACGTGGACGGGGTGCTGCTCATCTCGTCGCACGAGTCGAATCCGTTGCTCGCGGCGCTGACGGAGGCCGGCGTGCCGACGGTGTGTACGGGTGTGCCGCTGGGTGACCGCGCTCATGTGCCGACCGTCTCGGTGGATGAGGAGGGGTCTGCGAGGGAGATGACGCGTCATCTCTTGGCGGGCGGGTATGAGCGGATCGCGGTGATCACCGGTCCCGATGACACTCCGGGTGGGCGTTACCGGCTGGTGGGTTTCCGCGAGGAGATGGGGGACCGTTTCGACCCGGATCTCGTCGAGCAGGATGTGTATTCGAGCGATGCGGGCGCGGCGGCGATGACGCGTCTGCTGGAGCGGGCACCGGACATCGACGCGGTGTTCGCCGCGTCGGACGTCATGGCCGTGGGCGCGATCGCGGCGCTGCGCAAGGCGGGGCGCCGCGTCCCCGAGGACGTCGCCGTCGCGGGCTTCGACGATTCGGGTCTTGCCGCCTCGACGGACCCGCCGCTGACGACGATGCGTCAGCCCTGGTCGGAGATCTCGCACCGCATGGTGGAAGTGCTCCTCGACGTGATCGGCGGCGGCACCGGTGAATCCGTCGTCCTGCCGACGACGCTCGTCGCGCGCGCAAGCGCCTGA